The following are encoded together in the Corynebacterium jeikeium genome:
- a CDS encoding alpha/beta hydrolase — MTVTVDALKGANVEALRSAADLFTRNGEKTSRHAESAREQAKWGEDWSGQAADAAGHATDSAANQLDTAGFSSRTIGQVAGTHADVLSPTRLVVRMTVGLARGALMSVHQDGEVSARHLALIPGIGEAAQNLALVLTNILRGAIQLASVLDRVSGAAISAISSTVVPPRSDVGVGEVEGASSVKGPQALPPVQRVDTPHGPVVTVGDVESADEVITLVSGVGSNSPDALARTEAWARATAADAVAHGRNVAVVAWHGYPAPGDLPGAISRAPAKEGAAALREHQRQLRELNPDAKLQVVGYSYGSVVVGEAAAKGSEGLIADEVRFWGSPGVHAQHSEDLQLNTQADGPPNEHSSHGQVTNEHVPGDMIRLTTTPGFGVHGKDPASPDFAPNSGAPDSGSSDSGSWSSYGWSRILDLYLMSRGETDAHSSYMWSPEVNVQN, encoded by the coding sequence ATGACAGTCACAGTAGACGCCCTAAAAGGCGCAAACGTTGAGGCTCTGCGCTCTGCCGCCGACCTCTTCACACGCAATGGAGAAAAGACGTCCCGCCACGCGGAGAGCGCACGGGAGCAGGCCAAATGGGGCGAAGATTGGTCCGGCCAGGCTGCGGACGCTGCCGGCCACGCCACCGACTCCGCCGCAAACCAACTGGATACCGCCGGTTTCAGCAGTCGCACCATCGGGCAGGTGGCAGGCACCCACGCCGACGTTCTGAGTCCTACCCGGTTGGTAGTGCGCATGACCGTGGGGCTGGCCCGCGGGGCATTGATGTCGGTACACCAAGACGGGGAGGTCTCCGCCCGCCACCTGGCCCTCATCCCCGGCATTGGCGAGGCCGCCCAGAATCTGGCGCTGGTCTTGACCAATATTCTGCGTGGGGCTATCCAGCTGGCCAGCGTGCTAGATCGGGTGTCCGGCGCCGCAATCTCCGCGATCAGCAGCACAGTCGTGCCGCCCCGAAGTGATGTTGGTGTCGGTGAGGTCGAGGGGGCGTCATCAGTCAAGGGACCCCAGGCCCTGCCTCCGGTGCAGAGAGTGGATACGCCGCACGGGCCAGTGGTAACCGTGGGCGATGTCGAGAGCGCAGATGAGGTAATTACGCTGGTCAGCGGCGTGGGGTCGAACAGTCCGGACGCACTTGCGCGCACAGAGGCGTGGGCCCGAGCAACAGCTGCGGATGCGGTGGCGCACGGCAGAAACGTGGCGGTCGTGGCGTGGCACGGCTATCCGGCTCCGGGGGATCTGCCCGGCGCGATCTCCCGGGCACCGGCGAAGGAGGGCGCTGCGGCGTTGCGGGAGCACCAGCGCCAGCTGCGCGAGCTAAACCCGGACGCAAAGCTGCAGGTGGTGGGCTATAGCTATGGTTCGGTCGTGGTCGGGGAGGCCGCGGCGAAAGGCAGCGAGGGCCTCATCGCCGACGAGGTGCGTTTCTGGGGCAGCCCCGGCGTACACGCACAGCACTCAGAGGATCTCCAACTGAATACGCAGGCAGATGGACCGCCGAACGAACACAGCAGCCACGGCCAGGTCACAAACGAACATGTGCCCGGCGACATGATCCGGCTGACCACCACCCCGGGGTTTGGGGTTCACGGCAAGGATCCGGCGTCGCCAGACTTTGCCCCTAACTCCGGCGCCCCCGACTCCGGCAGCTCAGATTCCGGCAGCTGGAGCAGCTACGGCTGGAGCCGAATCTTGGACCTCTACCTCATGAGCCGCGGGGAGACTGACGCCCACAGTTCCTACATGTGGTCCCCGGAGGTGAATGTGCAAAATTAG
- a CDS encoding carbon-nitrogen hydrolase family protein translates to MRIAVIQMKAEPDVEANLARILKYIASGAANGADLVVFPEAAMFPFDNGRLDTVAQPLDGPFAQAIIDTAKKHGTTAVVGMFTPADTVYRTPSGQLVEEQPSDSPEANQFRRVNNTLLVAGPDYVTHYDKIHTYDAFGYRESDTVKPGKRRVVIDVGGVGVGLATCYDIRFPGHFVAMAAAGAKVMVVPSSWADGPGKLEQWRELTAARALDSASYLIAAGMARPGSPERYGTADGPTGIGHSVAIGPNGARLAETGYAAQVLTIDIDPNYVDKVRKTLPVLEGHHTDRELGVGVDLVGDVEEAK, encoded by the coding sequence ATGCGTATCGCTGTCATCCAGATGAAAGCCGAACCGGACGTGGAAGCCAACCTGGCTCGCATCCTGAAGTACATCGCGTCCGGCGCGGCAAATGGTGCCGACCTGGTCGTTTTCCCTGAAGCGGCCATGTTCCCCTTCGATAACGGGCGGCTGGATACTGTCGCCCAGCCGCTGGATGGGCCCTTTGCCCAGGCGATTATCGATACGGCTAAGAAGCATGGCACCACCGCCGTCGTGGGCATGTTCACCCCGGCCGACACGGTCTACCGCACCCCGAGTGGGCAGCTGGTGGAGGAGCAACCCAGCGACTCCCCGGAGGCCAACCAGTTCCGTCGCGTGAACAACACCTTGCTGGTCGCCGGACCGGACTACGTGACGCACTACGACAAGATTCACACCTACGACGCCTTCGGCTACCGCGAATCCGATACCGTCAAGCCGGGTAAGCGCCGGGTGGTTATCGACGTCGGCGGCGTGGGTGTGGGCCTGGCGACCTGTTACGACATCCGCTTCCCCGGCCACTTCGTGGCGATGGCAGCGGCGGGCGCGAAGGTGATGGTTGTGCCTTCTAGCTGGGCCGATGGCCCGGGCAAGCTGGAGCAATGGCGCGAACTCACCGCAGCCCGCGCGCTGGATTCCGCCAGCTACCTGATCGCTGCGGGCATGGCGCGTCCGGGCTCGCCGGAGCGCTACGGTACTGCGGATGGGCCCACTGGCATCGGCCACTCCGTGGCCATCGGGCCGAACGGCGCCCGACTGGCAGAGACCGGTTACGCAGCCCAGGTGCTGACCATCGACATCGACCCGAACTACGTGGACAAGGTGCGCAAGACCCTGCCCGTTCTGGAAGGCCACCACACCGACCGCGAGCTCGGCGTGGGCGTTGATCTGGTCGGTGATGTGGAAGAAGCGAAGTAG